A genomic segment from Branchiostoma floridae strain S238N-H82 chromosome 7, Bfl_VNyyK, whole genome shotgun sequence encodes:
- the LOC118418785 gene encoding protein cramped-like isoform X2 codes for MVNRRRPSGTGKGIKAGEGDGMVSDVLKDAGGKVAGKCSDGGGMCSGESGSRKRQHSESSRDEQGGTSTGHPVLRSSKRLKKDESPPPEHKKEQEPEKGPNGGTAETPVRGKKKCQKRTWESWNQEDKDAFFEALYEYGKDFESIQAHIANKHKKRGDPPSLTKNKDQVRHLYYRTWNKISKFLDINEDVKKAVQELYGLINYGELRKKIGRMDEKNGHKLNELIKYGVTTVRVKGKNVRIKTPVCRALKKLNNIDDDEDKRPEKLPPRVQLELLPHSNQTWAVIQGLAQNPRVRLNIPLHRRVSSLLEFLQVKWTPHRVKILQQLSVSEETKLHLSILPPPGASINPIPVTGKVVHSKNFCYIAEPTKNTKPLVITNAILSAKGKSGNSRPSQADNTTNKSCSSDAVTVKQDGSNSRCSNDEDSQISKSSKVDSQQSEQDSKQQVRDSAADSCVSQCQCNTEEEECRCKRTAVHDNCPGHEGVSESDRTDVGSAETGQTSCTDGSSVNSTDAHKQSTTAQERDMPGKGDGSEESPVNESPANNSNSTSDPAVGTHVVQQSDAIQHGDGVITDNVQQDVTPDSNAKKSDCVQEQTVREGWTLQTVGMLTFAELFVMLGKPSKLQLEYDWVQEKIVDVDHVSAVWKIIRLAAIELDLLNNKQKNVSVGTSPMKMPPASPPGVPGGSPPAAVSPSASRIGVRKPQSPPNNKALQPTATSTPIRRDSAGFIMPTTVAPARARPAAQLTQADREFRAQLDSLNKRPDIFLPRKTRGRGGRKPIVVQRTLLPRPSQPSRHMMSLSFIHNSHAAIQGSFTPILPRKTPSPAATTSRLIAPKTAAHTVTAGQSLAASTGGAISLAAQAAGVPGAQLRPAATPKPLSAVDSPVSVQTHSPVPTYPVGSPGQLVPSQTPTPQHTLPAHPQPVPEPTTISTKSAQDMGLTLAAVPGTSAGGSLGIMPDQEGALSVMPTAGAGMADPILDINMTDGMTGTLSSHSREGLEIPAVSPNTSPSKLCLESVLLNGEAGDITLSSLLATLQSPEKAKNMSLGGGSVLFSEESRDSLASKHALDVDTALHAMMNENSVDYIAKFSELAAQVAGCATPSTTRTTDNDTEALGFSCLASADVDMTEKR; via the exons ATGGTGAACAGAAGAAGGCCGTCTGGAACAGGAAAAGGGATCAAAGCAGGCGAAGGAGATGG AATGGTCAGCGATGTCCTTAAAGACGCAGGGGGTAAAGTAGCCGGTAAATGTTCGGACGGCGGCGGTATGTGCAGCGGGGAAAGCGGCTCCAGGAAGCGACAACACAGCGAGTCGAGCAGGGACGAACAGGGCGGCACTAGCACAGGCCATCCCGTGCTCAGGTCCAGCAAAAGACTGAAAAAGGATGAAAGTCCACCTCCAGAACACAAGAAGGAACAAG AGCCAGAGAAGGGGCCAAATGGTGGTACTGCAGAGACTCCCGTCCGAGGCAAGAAGAAATGCCAGAAACGTACCTGGGAATCCTGGAACCAGGAAGACAAGGATGCTTTCTTCGAGGCATTGTATGAG TATGGGAAGGATTTTGAATCCATCCAAGCCCACATTGCCAACAAGCACAAGAAGCGTGGTGACCCGCCCTCCCTTACCAAGAACAAGGACCAGGTGCGGCACCTGTACTACCGCACCTGGAACAAAATCTCCAAGTTTCTAGACATCAATGAAG ATGTGAAAAAGGCTGTTCAAGAGCTGTATGGACTGATCAACTATGGGGAACTGAGGAAGAAAATTGGAC GGATGGATGAGAAAAATGGACACAAACTAAATGAACTCATTAAGTATGG GGTAACAACAGTGAGGGTGAAGGGGAAAAATGTCAG AATAAAGACACCTGTGTGCAGGGCCTTGAAAAAATTGAACAATATTGATG ACGATGAAGACAAGCGCCCAGAGAAGCTCCCCCCTCGGGTACAGCTGGAGCTGTTACCTCACTCCAACCAGACCTGGGCTGTGATCCAAGGACTGGCCCAGAACCCGCGTGTCAG GTTAAACATCCCCCTGCACAGAAGGGTGTCGTCCCTGCTGGAGTTCTTGCAGGTCAAGTGGACTCCACACAGGGTGAAAATT CTCCAGCAACTGAGTGTATCAGAGGAGACCAAACTGCACCTGTCCATCCTGCCTCCCCCTGGAGCCAGCATCAACCCTATCCCTGTCACAG GGAAAGTGGTGCACAGCAAGAACTTCTGTTACATCGCCGAGCCTACAAAGAACACCAAACCCCTGGTGATTACCAACGCTATTCTGTCAGCAAAGGGAAAATCTGGGAACAGTCGACCCAGCCAGGCGGACAACACCACAAACAAAAGTTGCAGTAGTGATGCAGTAACTGTAAAACAGGATGGCAGTAATTCTAGGTGTTCAAATGATGAGGATTCTCAAATTAGCAAGTCATCAAAAGTGGACAGTCAACAGTCAGAACAGGATAGCAAGCAGCAAGTGAGAGACAGCGCTGCAGACAGTTGTGTATCACAGTGCCAGTGCAAtacggaagaagaagaatgtaGATGTAAAAGAACTGCTGTCCACGACAACTGCCCAGGACATGAGGGTGTCTCGGAGTCAGATCGGACTGATGTAGGCAGTGCGGAAACAGGACAGACTAGTTGTACAGATGGAAGTAGTGTAAATAGTACAGATGCACATAAACAGAGCACAACAGCTCAAGAAAGAGACATGCCAGGCAAGGGAGATGGGAGTGAAGAAAGTCCTGTGAACGAATCACCTGCTAACAATAGTAACAGCACTTCTGACCCTGCAGTAGGGACACATGTTGTACAGCAGTCGGATGCCATACAGCATGGGGACGGGGTTATTACAGACAATGTGCAACAGGACGTCACGCCAGACAGCAATGCGAAGAAATCTGACTGTGTACAGGAGCAGACAGTGCGGGAGGGCTGGACCCTCCAGACTGTAGGCATGCTCACCTTTGCAGAACTCTTTGTCATG TTGGGGAAGCCATCTAAGCTGCAGCTAGAATATGACTGGGTACAGGAGAAG ATTGTTGATGTTGACCATGTAAGCGCTGTATGGAAGATCATCAGACTGGCAGcgattgaacttgaccttctcaATAACAAACAG AAAAATGTGTCCGTGGGGACGTCCCCGATGAAGATGCCCCCAGCCTCCCCCCCTGGAGTACCAGGGGGGAGCCCCCCTGCAGCCGTCAGCCCCTCGGCCTCCAGAATAGGAGTCAGGAAACCTCAAAGCCCTCCCAACAACAAG GCCCTCCAGCCCACGGCGACGTCCACCCCCATCCGGAGGGACAGTGCAGGGTTCATCATGCCCACCACTGTTGCGCCCGCTCGGGCCAGACCTGCAGCGCAActcacacaggcagacagggagtTCAGGGCACAGCTAGACTCCCTCAAT AAACGTCCGGACATTTTCCTGCCAAGGAAGACGAGAGGAAGAGGGGGAAGGAAACCCATTGTTGTACAG AGAACCCTCCTGCCGCGCCCCTCGCAGCCGTCTCGGCACATGATGTCGCTGTCCTTCATCCACAACTCCCACGCTGCTATCCAGGGATCCTTCACCCCCATCCTCCCCAGGAAAACCCCGTCTCCGGCGGCAACCACGTCACGACTCATCGCTCCCAAAACTGCTGCACACACGGTGACTGCTGGACAGTCCCTGGCAGCGTCAACTG GAGGTGCCATCAGTCTAGCCGCCCAGGCTGCGGGGGTTCCTGGTGCCCAGCTCAGACCTGCTGCCACGCCTAAACCTTTGTCAGCAG TTGACTCCCCAGTGTCTGTGCAGACACATTCTCCTGTACCCACGTACCCTGTCGGCAGTCCTGGTCAGCTGGTTCCATCACAAACACCAACGCCACAACACACTTTACCTGCACATCCACAG CCTGTGCCAGAACCAACCACTATCAGCACAAAATCAGCACAGGACATGGGCCTGACTTTAGCTGCAGTACCGGGCACATCAGCAGGAGGGAGCCTGGGCATCATGCCTGATCAGGAGGGTGCTTTGTCTGTCATGCCTACAGCTGGTGCAGGGATGGCTGATCCCATTCTGGATATAAACATGACAG ATGGAATGACTGGGACTCTGTCATCTCATTCAAGAGAAGGCCTGGAGATTCCTGCTGTCAGTCCCAATACTTCCCCCTCCAAACTCTGTCTGGAGTCTGTTCTGCTCAATGGAGAG GCTGGTGATATAACTCTAAGCAGCTTACTAG CAACTCTTCAGTCTCCTGAGAAGGCCAAGAACATGTCGTTAGGGGGAGGATCTGTCCTGTTCAGTGAGGAGTCAAGGGACTCCCTGGCATCCAAACATGCGCTGGAT GTGGACACTGCTCTCCATGCCATGATGAATGAGAACAGTGTGGATTACATCGCTAAGTTCTCGGAGCTTGCGGCCCAGGTGGCCGGATGTGCCACGCCTTCCACCACCAGGACGACTGACAACGACACAGAAGCGCTGGGCTTCTCATGCTTGGCATCAGCAGATGTGGACATGACTGAAAAAAGATAG
- the LOC118418785 gene encoding protein cramped-like isoform X3, with protein MVSDVLKDAGGKVAGKCSDGGGMCSGESGSRKRQHSESSRDEQGGTSTGHPVLRSSKRLKKDESPPPEHKKEQEEPEKGPNGGTAETPVRGKKKCQKRTWESWNQEDKDAFFEALYEYGKDFESIQAHIANKHKKRGDPPSLTKNKDQVRHLYYRTWNKISKFLDINEDVKKAVQELYGLINYGELRKKIGRMDEKNGHKLNELIKYGVTTVRVKGKNVRIKTPVCRALKKLNNIDDDEDKRPEKLPPRVQLELLPHSNQTWAVIQGLAQNPRVRLNIPLHRRVSSLLEFLQVKWTPHRVKILQQLSVSEETKLHLSILPPPGASINPIPVTGKVVHSKNFCYIAEPTKNTKPLVITNAILSAKGKSGNSRPSQADNTTNKSCSSDAVTVKQDGSNSRCSNDEDSQISKSSKVDSQQSEQDSKQQVRDSAADSCVSQCQCNTEEEECRCKRTAVHDNCPGHEGVSESDRTDVGSAETGQTSCTDGSSVNSTDAHKQSTTAQERDMPGKGDGSEESPVNESPANNSNSTSDPAVGTHVVQQSDAIQHGDGVITDNVQQDVTPDSNAKKSDCVQEQTVREGWTLQTVGMLTFAELFVMLGKPSKLQLEYDWVQEKIVDVDHVSAVWKIIRLAAIELDLLNNKQKNVSVGTSPMKMPPASPPGVPGGSPPAAVSPSASRIGVRKPQSPPNNKALQPTATSTPIRRDSAGFIMPTTVAPARARPAAQLTQADREFRAQLDSLNKRPDIFLPRKTRGRGGRKPIVVQRTLLPRPSQPSRHMMSLSFIHNSHAAIQGSFTPILPRKTPSPAATTSRLIAPKTAAHTVTAGQSLAASTGGAISLAAQAAGVPGAQLRPAATPKPLSAVDSPVSVQTHSPVPTYPVGSPGQLVPSQTPTPQHTLPAHPQPVPEPTTISTKSAQDMGLTLAAVPGTSAGGSLGIMPDQEGALSVMPTAGAGMADPILDINMTDGMTGTLSSHSREGLEIPAVSPNTSPSKLCLESVLLNGEAGDITLSSLLATLQSPEKAKNMSLGGGSVLFSEESRDSLASKHALDVDTALHAMMNENSVDYIAKFSELAAQVAGCATPSTTRTTDNDTEALGFSCLASADVDMTEKR; from the exons ATGGTCAGCGATGTCCTTAAAGACGCAGGGGGTAAAGTAGCCGGTAAATGTTCGGACGGCGGCGGTATGTGCAGCGGGGAAAGCGGCTCCAGGAAGCGACAACACAGCGAGTCGAGCAGGGACGAACAGGGCGGCACTAGCACAGGCCATCCCGTGCTCAGGTCCAGCAAAAGACTGAAAAAGGATGAAAGTCCACCTCCAGAACACAAGAAGGAACAAG AAGAGCCAGAGAAGGGGCCAAATGGTGGTACTGCAGAGACTCCCGTCCGAGGCAAGAAGAAATGCCAGAAACGTACCTGGGAATCCTGGAACCAGGAAGACAAGGATGCTTTCTTCGAGGCATTGTATGAG TATGGGAAGGATTTTGAATCCATCCAAGCCCACATTGCCAACAAGCACAAGAAGCGTGGTGACCCGCCCTCCCTTACCAAGAACAAGGACCAGGTGCGGCACCTGTACTACCGCACCTGGAACAAAATCTCCAAGTTTCTAGACATCAATGAAG ATGTGAAAAAGGCTGTTCAAGAGCTGTATGGACTGATCAACTATGGGGAACTGAGGAAGAAAATTGGAC GGATGGATGAGAAAAATGGACACAAACTAAATGAACTCATTAAGTATGG GGTAACAACAGTGAGGGTGAAGGGGAAAAATGTCAG AATAAAGACACCTGTGTGCAGGGCCTTGAAAAAATTGAACAATATTGATG ACGATGAAGACAAGCGCCCAGAGAAGCTCCCCCCTCGGGTACAGCTGGAGCTGTTACCTCACTCCAACCAGACCTGGGCTGTGATCCAAGGACTGGCCCAGAACCCGCGTGTCAG GTTAAACATCCCCCTGCACAGAAGGGTGTCGTCCCTGCTGGAGTTCTTGCAGGTCAAGTGGACTCCACACAGGGTGAAAATT CTCCAGCAACTGAGTGTATCAGAGGAGACCAAACTGCACCTGTCCATCCTGCCTCCCCCTGGAGCCAGCATCAACCCTATCCCTGTCACAG GGAAAGTGGTGCACAGCAAGAACTTCTGTTACATCGCCGAGCCTACAAAGAACACCAAACCCCTGGTGATTACCAACGCTATTCTGTCAGCAAAGGGAAAATCTGGGAACAGTCGACCCAGCCAGGCGGACAACACCACAAACAAAAGTTGCAGTAGTGATGCAGTAACTGTAAAACAGGATGGCAGTAATTCTAGGTGTTCAAATGATGAGGATTCTCAAATTAGCAAGTCATCAAAAGTGGACAGTCAACAGTCAGAACAGGATAGCAAGCAGCAAGTGAGAGACAGCGCTGCAGACAGTTGTGTATCACAGTGCCAGTGCAAtacggaagaagaagaatgtaGATGTAAAAGAACTGCTGTCCACGACAACTGCCCAGGACATGAGGGTGTCTCGGAGTCAGATCGGACTGATGTAGGCAGTGCGGAAACAGGACAGACTAGTTGTACAGATGGAAGTAGTGTAAATAGTACAGATGCACATAAACAGAGCACAACAGCTCAAGAAAGAGACATGCCAGGCAAGGGAGATGGGAGTGAAGAAAGTCCTGTGAACGAATCACCTGCTAACAATAGTAACAGCACTTCTGACCCTGCAGTAGGGACACATGTTGTACAGCAGTCGGATGCCATACAGCATGGGGACGGGGTTATTACAGACAATGTGCAACAGGACGTCACGCCAGACAGCAATGCGAAGAAATCTGACTGTGTACAGGAGCAGACAGTGCGGGAGGGCTGGACCCTCCAGACTGTAGGCATGCTCACCTTTGCAGAACTCTTTGTCATG TTGGGGAAGCCATCTAAGCTGCAGCTAGAATATGACTGGGTACAGGAGAAG ATTGTTGATGTTGACCATGTAAGCGCTGTATGGAAGATCATCAGACTGGCAGcgattgaacttgaccttctcaATAACAAACAG AAAAATGTGTCCGTGGGGACGTCCCCGATGAAGATGCCCCCAGCCTCCCCCCCTGGAGTACCAGGGGGGAGCCCCCCTGCAGCCGTCAGCCCCTCGGCCTCCAGAATAGGAGTCAGGAAACCTCAAAGCCCTCCCAACAACAAG GCCCTCCAGCCCACGGCGACGTCCACCCCCATCCGGAGGGACAGTGCAGGGTTCATCATGCCCACCACTGTTGCGCCCGCTCGGGCCAGACCTGCAGCGCAActcacacaggcagacagggagtTCAGGGCACAGCTAGACTCCCTCAAT AAACGTCCGGACATTTTCCTGCCAAGGAAGACGAGAGGAAGAGGGGGAAGGAAACCCATTGTTGTACAG AGAACCCTCCTGCCGCGCCCCTCGCAGCCGTCTCGGCACATGATGTCGCTGTCCTTCATCCACAACTCCCACGCTGCTATCCAGGGATCCTTCACCCCCATCCTCCCCAGGAAAACCCCGTCTCCGGCGGCAACCACGTCACGACTCATCGCTCCCAAAACTGCTGCACACACGGTGACTGCTGGACAGTCCCTGGCAGCGTCAACTG GAGGTGCCATCAGTCTAGCCGCCCAGGCTGCGGGGGTTCCTGGTGCCCAGCTCAGACCTGCTGCCACGCCTAAACCTTTGTCAGCAG TTGACTCCCCAGTGTCTGTGCAGACACATTCTCCTGTACCCACGTACCCTGTCGGCAGTCCTGGTCAGCTGGTTCCATCACAAACACCAACGCCACAACACACTTTACCTGCACATCCACAG CCTGTGCCAGAACCAACCACTATCAGCACAAAATCAGCACAGGACATGGGCCTGACTTTAGCTGCAGTACCGGGCACATCAGCAGGAGGGAGCCTGGGCATCATGCCTGATCAGGAGGGTGCTTTGTCTGTCATGCCTACAGCTGGTGCAGGGATGGCTGATCCCATTCTGGATATAAACATGACAG ATGGAATGACTGGGACTCTGTCATCTCATTCAAGAGAAGGCCTGGAGATTCCTGCTGTCAGTCCCAATACTTCCCCCTCCAAACTCTGTCTGGAGTCTGTTCTGCTCAATGGAGAG GCTGGTGATATAACTCTAAGCAGCTTACTAG CAACTCTTCAGTCTCCTGAGAAGGCCAAGAACATGTCGTTAGGGGGAGGATCTGTCCTGTTCAGTGAGGAGTCAAGGGACTCCCTGGCATCCAAACATGCGCTGGAT GTGGACACTGCTCTCCATGCCATGATGAATGAGAACAGTGTGGATTACATCGCTAAGTTCTCGGAGCTTGCGGCCCAGGTGGCCGGATGTGCCACGCCTTCCACCACCAGGACGACTGACAACGACACAGAAGCGCTGGGCTTCTCATGCTTGGCATCAGCAGATGTGGACATGACTGAAAAAAGATAG
- the LOC118418785 gene encoding protein cramped-like isoform X1, which produces MVNRRRPSGTGKGIKAGEGDGMVSDVLKDAGGKVAGKCSDGGGMCSGESGSRKRQHSESSRDEQGGTSTGHPVLRSSKRLKKDESPPPEHKKEQEEPEKGPNGGTAETPVRGKKKCQKRTWESWNQEDKDAFFEALYEYGKDFESIQAHIANKHKKRGDPPSLTKNKDQVRHLYYRTWNKISKFLDINEDVKKAVQELYGLINYGELRKKIGRMDEKNGHKLNELIKYGVTTVRVKGKNVRIKTPVCRALKKLNNIDDDEDKRPEKLPPRVQLELLPHSNQTWAVIQGLAQNPRVRLNIPLHRRVSSLLEFLQVKWTPHRVKILQQLSVSEETKLHLSILPPPGASINPIPVTGKVVHSKNFCYIAEPTKNTKPLVITNAILSAKGKSGNSRPSQADNTTNKSCSSDAVTVKQDGSNSRCSNDEDSQISKSSKVDSQQSEQDSKQQVRDSAADSCVSQCQCNTEEEECRCKRTAVHDNCPGHEGVSESDRTDVGSAETGQTSCTDGSSVNSTDAHKQSTTAQERDMPGKGDGSEESPVNESPANNSNSTSDPAVGTHVVQQSDAIQHGDGVITDNVQQDVTPDSNAKKSDCVQEQTVREGWTLQTVGMLTFAELFVMLGKPSKLQLEYDWVQEKIVDVDHVSAVWKIIRLAAIELDLLNNKQKNVSVGTSPMKMPPASPPGVPGGSPPAAVSPSASRIGVRKPQSPPNNKALQPTATSTPIRRDSAGFIMPTTVAPARARPAAQLTQADREFRAQLDSLNKRPDIFLPRKTRGRGGRKPIVVQRTLLPRPSQPSRHMMSLSFIHNSHAAIQGSFTPILPRKTPSPAATTSRLIAPKTAAHTVTAGQSLAASTGGAISLAAQAAGVPGAQLRPAATPKPLSAVDSPVSVQTHSPVPTYPVGSPGQLVPSQTPTPQHTLPAHPQPVPEPTTISTKSAQDMGLTLAAVPGTSAGGSLGIMPDQEGALSVMPTAGAGMADPILDINMTDGMTGTLSSHSREGLEIPAVSPNTSPSKLCLESVLLNGEAGDITLSSLLATLQSPEKAKNMSLGGGSVLFSEESRDSLASKHALDVDTALHAMMNENSVDYIAKFSELAAQVAGCATPSTTRTTDNDTEALGFSCLASADVDMTEKR; this is translated from the exons ATGGTGAACAGAAGAAGGCCGTCTGGAACAGGAAAAGGGATCAAAGCAGGCGAAGGAGATGG AATGGTCAGCGATGTCCTTAAAGACGCAGGGGGTAAAGTAGCCGGTAAATGTTCGGACGGCGGCGGTATGTGCAGCGGGGAAAGCGGCTCCAGGAAGCGACAACACAGCGAGTCGAGCAGGGACGAACAGGGCGGCACTAGCACAGGCCATCCCGTGCTCAGGTCCAGCAAAAGACTGAAAAAGGATGAAAGTCCACCTCCAGAACACAAGAAGGAACAAG AAGAGCCAGAGAAGGGGCCAAATGGTGGTACTGCAGAGACTCCCGTCCGAGGCAAGAAGAAATGCCAGAAACGTACCTGGGAATCCTGGAACCAGGAAGACAAGGATGCTTTCTTCGAGGCATTGTATGAG TATGGGAAGGATTTTGAATCCATCCAAGCCCACATTGCCAACAAGCACAAGAAGCGTGGTGACCCGCCCTCCCTTACCAAGAACAAGGACCAGGTGCGGCACCTGTACTACCGCACCTGGAACAAAATCTCCAAGTTTCTAGACATCAATGAAG ATGTGAAAAAGGCTGTTCAAGAGCTGTATGGACTGATCAACTATGGGGAACTGAGGAAGAAAATTGGAC GGATGGATGAGAAAAATGGACACAAACTAAATGAACTCATTAAGTATGG GGTAACAACAGTGAGGGTGAAGGGGAAAAATGTCAG AATAAAGACACCTGTGTGCAGGGCCTTGAAAAAATTGAACAATATTGATG ACGATGAAGACAAGCGCCCAGAGAAGCTCCCCCCTCGGGTACAGCTGGAGCTGTTACCTCACTCCAACCAGACCTGGGCTGTGATCCAAGGACTGGCCCAGAACCCGCGTGTCAG GTTAAACATCCCCCTGCACAGAAGGGTGTCGTCCCTGCTGGAGTTCTTGCAGGTCAAGTGGACTCCACACAGGGTGAAAATT CTCCAGCAACTGAGTGTATCAGAGGAGACCAAACTGCACCTGTCCATCCTGCCTCCCCCTGGAGCCAGCATCAACCCTATCCCTGTCACAG GGAAAGTGGTGCACAGCAAGAACTTCTGTTACATCGCCGAGCCTACAAAGAACACCAAACCCCTGGTGATTACCAACGCTATTCTGTCAGCAAAGGGAAAATCTGGGAACAGTCGACCCAGCCAGGCGGACAACACCACAAACAAAAGTTGCAGTAGTGATGCAGTAACTGTAAAACAGGATGGCAGTAATTCTAGGTGTTCAAATGATGAGGATTCTCAAATTAGCAAGTCATCAAAAGTGGACAGTCAACAGTCAGAACAGGATAGCAAGCAGCAAGTGAGAGACAGCGCTGCAGACAGTTGTGTATCACAGTGCCAGTGCAAtacggaagaagaagaatgtaGATGTAAAAGAACTGCTGTCCACGACAACTGCCCAGGACATGAGGGTGTCTCGGAGTCAGATCGGACTGATGTAGGCAGTGCGGAAACAGGACAGACTAGTTGTACAGATGGAAGTAGTGTAAATAGTACAGATGCACATAAACAGAGCACAACAGCTCAAGAAAGAGACATGCCAGGCAAGGGAGATGGGAGTGAAGAAAGTCCTGTGAACGAATCACCTGCTAACAATAGTAACAGCACTTCTGACCCTGCAGTAGGGACACATGTTGTACAGCAGTCGGATGCCATACAGCATGGGGACGGGGTTATTACAGACAATGTGCAACAGGACGTCACGCCAGACAGCAATGCGAAGAAATCTGACTGTGTACAGGAGCAGACAGTGCGGGAGGGCTGGACCCTCCAGACTGTAGGCATGCTCACCTTTGCAGAACTCTTTGTCATG TTGGGGAAGCCATCTAAGCTGCAGCTAGAATATGACTGGGTACAGGAGAAG ATTGTTGATGTTGACCATGTAAGCGCTGTATGGAAGATCATCAGACTGGCAGcgattgaacttgaccttctcaATAACAAACAG AAAAATGTGTCCGTGGGGACGTCCCCGATGAAGATGCCCCCAGCCTCCCCCCCTGGAGTACCAGGGGGGAGCCCCCCTGCAGCCGTCAGCCCCTCGGCCTCCAGAATAGGAGTCAGGAAACCTCAAAGCCCTCCCAACAACAAG GCCCTCCAGCCCACGGCGACGTCCACCCCCATCCGGAGGGACAGTGCAGGGTTCATCATGCCCACCACTGTTGCGCCCGCTCGGGCCAGACCTGCAGCGCAActcacacaggcagacagggagtTCAGGGCACAGCTAGACTCCCTCAAT AAACGTCCGGACATTTTCCTGCCAAGGAAGACGAGAGGAAGAGGGGGAAGGAAACCCATTGTTGTACAG AGAACCCTCCTGCCGCGCCCCTCGCAGCCGTCTCGGCACATGATGTCGCTGTCCTTCATCCACAACTCCCACGCTGCTATCCAGGGATCCTTCACCCCCATCCTCCCCAGGAAAACCCCGTCTCCGGCGGCAACCACGTCACGACTCATCGCTCCCAAAACTGCTGCACACACGGTGACTGCTGGACAGTCCCTGGCAGCGTCAACTG GAGGTGCCATCAGTCTAGCCGCCCAGGCTGCGGGGGTTCCTGGTGCCCAGCTCAGACCTGCTGCCACGCCTAAACCTTTGTCAGCAG TTGACTCCCCAGTGTCTGTGCAGACACATTCTCCTGTACCCACGTACCCTGTCGGCAGTCCTGGTCAGCTGGTTCCATCACAAACACCAACGCCACAACACACTTTACCTGCACATCCACAG CCTGTGCCAGAACCAACCACTATCAGCACAAAATCAGCACAGGACATGGGCCTGACTTTAGCTGCAGTACCGGGCACATCAGCAGGAGGGAGCCTGGGCATCATGCCTGATCAGGAGGGTGCTTTGTCTGTCATGCCTACAGCTGGTGCAGGGATGGCTGATCCCATTCTGGATATAAACATGACAG ATGGAATGACTGGGACTCTGTCATCTCATTCAAGAGAAGGCCTGGAGATTCCTGCTGTCAGTCCCAATACTTCCCCCTCCAAACTCTGTCTGGAGTCTGTTCTGCTCAATGGAGAG GCTGGTGATATAACTCTAAGCAGCTTACTAG CAACTCTTCAGTCTCCTGAGAAGGCCAAGAACATGTCGTTAGGGGGAGGATCTGTCCTGTTCAGTGAGGAGTCAAGGGACTCCCTGGCATCCAAACATGCGCTGGAT GTGGACACTGCTCTCCATGCCATGATGAATGAGAACAGTGTGGATTACATCGCTAAGTTCTCGGAGCTTGCGGCCCAGGTGGCCGGATGTGCCACGCCTTCCACCACCAGGACGACTGACAACGACACAGAAGCGCTGGGCTTCTCATGCTTGGCATCAGCAGATGTGGACATGACTGAAAAAAGATAG